Genomic DNA from Pseudomonadota bacterium:
TTCGATTTCAGGGGATTGGGCACCCGCCGGGTGACCACATAGGGTAAACGGCGAAGGCGGTGCATTTGATAAGCCAGATGCGCCGCCTTGGCTTCATGTGCGTGGACGAGCTCGCACGCGGTGCGGCGCAGTGCCTGCCGAAAGAAGGGACGATTTGCCTCACGACACGCCAGCTCCGGGACGTCCGCCAGCCGGGTGGTCAGAGGTTCGCCGGCGCGCGCAATCAATGTCTGCTGGATGCCTCGCGCCGCCAAGGCCCGAATCAGCAACTCAGTTTGTCGCTCGCCGCCGCGATAACCGCGCGCCAGATTGATATGGCAAACATGCACCGTTCAGCAACCGGCGAGCGAACCGCCTGCTCAGTCCACCAAACGAAAGACGGCGCCGCAGTAAATGCATCGCGCCTCGTCGCCCGCATGCTTTAGCGGAATGTAAACCCGAGGATGGCCGTTCCAGAGACTGGCGCCGGGCACCGGACAGTAAATCGGCAAGTCAGCGTGAGTCACCTCGTAGGTCGTCTCGGCCGCCGGTTGCTTGTCCCCGACACGCGGTTGTTCAACGTTCAGTTCGCCCGCCTCACTCACCTTCGCTCTCTCCAGATCCGTTTAACTTTGGCCCGTATGATGGGTCTTGCTTAGGACCGCACATAACTTAACCAGTCTTGATGGCCTTCGTGGCGACCATAGACCGCATCGAAATAGCGCGCTTGTAGCCGCTCGGTTACCGGCCCGCGCCGCCCTTCGCCGATGATCCGGCCGTCCAATTCCCGTATGGGCGTGACTTCGGCTGCGGTTCCGGTGAAAAAGGCCTCGTCAGCGATATAGACTTCGTCCCGCGTAATACGTCGCTCCCGAACGGAGATACCCATTTCGGCAGCCAGTTCAAACAAGGTCCGTCGCGTGATGCCATCCAGGGCCGATGTCAAATCCGGCGTATGCAACTCACCATCGCGCACCAGAAATATGTTCTCTCCGCTTCCTTCAGCCACGTAACCCTCCGGATCCAACAGAAGCGCTTCATCGCAACCGGAAGCCAGCGCTTCATTCAAGGCCAACATGGAGTTCATGTAGTTGCCGTTGGCCTTGGCCTTGCACATGGTGACATTCACGTGGTGACGGGTGAACGAGGAGGTTCTCACGCGCAAGCCTTTCTCCAAGGCTTCGGCTCCCAAATAGGTGGGCCAGGTCCAGGCCGCGACCATCACGTGGACGCGCAGATTATCGGCTCGAAGCCCCATGCCTTCCGAACCCAGAAACGCCATGGGACGAATGTACGCCTCGTCCAGATTGTTCTCTCGAATAACCGCTTTTTGCACCTCCGCCAGACAATCGCGGTCAAACGGCATTTTCAATCCGAGGATATGGGCGGAACGGAACAAACGTTCGTTGTGTTCGCGAAGGCGAAAAATAGCCGTCCCCTGCGCTGTTTTATACGCCCTGACGCCCTCGAATACGCCCATTCCGTAATGTAGCGTGTGCGTTAAAACGTGCACCTTGGCATCTCGCCACGGCACCATTTCACCATCTAACCAGATGACCCCGTCGCGGTCACTCATCGATGTCGAAGCCATTGTTATCGAACCTTGTCTACGGTAAATCCCCCCGCCGCCCAGGGGTGTTCAGCTGCTGGAGGCGATGATTCGTTCCCAGATCGTCATGACCAGCTCGCGCTCGGCGCTCATTTCCGAGTCTTTGACGATCGCCGGCCGCCCCTCTAAGTTCAGCGCGTGCAGGCGCAACCGAAAATGCCGATAGGCATCGGCCAAGTGCTCACAGGCTTGTGCCGACATGAGACCCTCGGCAGCGAACGTTTCCAGTATTCGGATATTGTCGGTATATCGCAGGACCGCCGGATGGGTGTGGGCCCAATTCAAAACACCGTATTGGACCATAAATTCGATGTCCGCGACACCACCCGCGCCCTGTTTGATATCCCAAAATCCGGCTTTGCTCTGATCCAGGGTTTCCCGCATGCGCGCCCGCATGTCGCGCACATCATTGCGAAGGGACTCACTATCCCGACGGCGGGAAAGAATCTCAGCCCTCACCGCCTGAAACCGTGACACCAAAGACGGTGCTCCGGCGACCATCCGGGCTCTCACCAAGGCTTGATGCTCCCACGTCCAGGCGTCGCGTCGTTGGTAGTCGGCGTAGCCATCAATGCTGCTGACCAGCAGCCCCGAACGCCCGCTCGGCCGCAGGCGTGTGTCGACGTCGTATAGAAAACCCGATGGCGTAGGGGTTGAAATGAAGTGAATCAGACGTTGGGTCAGGCGCGCGAAGAAAACCGCGTTGTCCACCGCCCGGGTACCGTCGGTTTCCTGCTGGCCGCCGGCGCTGTCATGAAGAAAGACCAAATCCAGATCGGACCCGTAACCCAACTCGATTCCACCGAGCTTGCCATAGGCCACGATGCCGAACTGCGCGGTTCGTGCGCGCTCCGCTTCCAGACAGCGCGGTCGCCCATAGCGCTGGACCAGATCGGCCCACCCCAGCAGCAAGACCTGCCGAAGAATGACTTCCGCCAGATCCGTCAGGTGGTCGCTCACGCGCATCACCGGCAGATGACCACCGATGTCCGCGGCTGCCACCCGCAGCACGTTGATTTGGTGGAAATGTCGGAGCGTCTCCATCTGCTGCTCAAGATCGCTCGTTTCGGCCATCATCTCAGCCAGCTCACGCCCCAGACCAGCCCGATCAGGCGGCCGATATAAGGCGCGTGGATCGAGCAGCTCATCGAGCAGAATCGGATGCGCCGCCAGATAGTCGCTGATCCACGGGCTGGTGGCGCAAAGCCGAACCAACTGAGATCGCGCCATGGGATTTTCCACCAGCAGCGAGAGATAAGGACTGCGCCGGCCAATCGACTCCACAACGTGGATTAGCCGCGCCAGGGCCGTCTCCGGGGATTCGCTACCCGAGGCCTCCAACAGCAACAAAGGCATCAATTGATCGAAACGATGACGGCCGCGGTCGCTCAGGCTCCGGTAAAGCACGCTGTGATGCAAGGCACGCAAACGCTCTTGTACTCGATCGGCGTCGTCGAAGCCGTGCTCGCGCAGGAGTTGACCGGCCTGATCGTCCGCAAGCCGCCCACGCCAGAGCATGTCCAACTCGACCGCCAACTGTTCTTGTTCGTCGGTGCTGCCGTGATCGCCGAAAATTTCGCCGAACTCATCACTGACAACGGCCCGATGGTCAGCCAAATCTTTATCGAACTCTTCCCAGCGCGAATAGCCCATGGCGAAGGCCAATCGAACACGCTCTGTCTCGGAAGAGGGCAAATCGTGGGTCTGCGCTTCGCGAACCTGCTGCAGGCAATTCTCGGTCCGCCGGAGAAAACGATAGGCGTCCGAGAGCAGATCAACCGTTTGAGAGGTCAACACGCCGCGCTCGGCCAACTCATTCAACACCGGCAATAAACGGCGCTGACGTAACTGCGCGTATTGCCCACCTCGAATCAGCTGGAATACCTGGGCGATGAATTCAACTTCGCGAATTCCGCCAGGACCGAGCTTGATGTTCTGCGCCATTCCCTTGCGTCGCACTTCCCGGACAATTAGCGATTTCATCTCGCGCAAGGCATCCAGCGCGCCGAAGTCCAAGTACCGGCGATAAACGAAAGGAGACAAGATCCCCCGTAATCGTTCCACCGCGTAGACGTCCCCTGTGATCGGACGCGCCTTGATCATGGCGTAACGTTCCCACTCACGGCCGTGACGCTGGTAGTACTCTTCCAATGCGGAAAAATGCATCACCAACGGTCCGCTCTCGCCGAACGGACGCAAGCGCGTGTCGACGCGAAAGACGAAACCATCACGGGTGGATTCGGCCAACACCTTAATCAACTGCTGCGCCAGCCGTGAAAAATAGCGCTCGTTGTCCACCGGCCGGGCACCATTTGTTTCTCCCGCGTCGGCATACACGAAGATGAGATCGATATCGGACGAATAGTTCAGCTCGAAACCGCCCAACTTGCCCATTCCCAACACAATCAGTGATTGCGCTTGCCCGTCGGCGTCGAGGGGAACGCCCCACTGGGCTTGCAGGCGCTCATCCAGCCAGCTCAGGCTTTGGCAAATACAAACATCGGCGACATGGGAGAGCGATTCGACGGTTTGCTCCACCGGCACACCGCTGATCGCGTCGCGCCAACTGATGCCGAGATACTGCCGCTTACGAAAAAGCCGCAACGCCGCCATCAGTGCATCGATGTCGGTACATTCCGCCAGAGCAGTCGCCAGCTCTTGCGCTAAATCCGCTTCCGAGGGCGCACGACTCCCCGACCAGGGCGAATCGAGAAACTCAATCAAGCACTCCGGGTGGGCAATGGAAAATGCCGCCAAAGCAGGGCTGCAAGCCCACAGCCGGGTGATCTGCCTCTCGCGACCTCGAAGCGGCGCGGGCACTCCGCCGTCGTGGTCGATGAACGCTTCCCAGAAACGTTCCACTTCCTCGCGCAGTGACAAGGGCAGCGTGGCAATGGATTGGGCTATGTCTTCGGATATCATCAGTACGCTTCAATCGTGCCGAGGCGACGAGCCGTTCAAGTTCGCAGTTGGGCAGCGTCGATGGGCAGTCGCCGAATCCGCTTACCGGTGGCGGCGAATATGGCGTTGCACACCGCCGGCGCGATGGGCGGGGTACCGGGCTCGCCGACGCCACTGGGCGGTTCACGACTGTCCACAATGTGAACCTCCACGCGGGGCATATCCGGCATGCGCAACACTTGGTAAGTGTCGAAATTACCTTGCTCCACGCCCCCATTGCGGATTGTAATCTGACTTTTGAGCACGGCGCTGAGCCCATAGGCCATGCCGCCTTCCATCTGGGCACGAACCGTGAGCGGATTGACCACCTGTCCGCAATCGATGGCAATCACCACCCGATGCACTTTGACTTGCCCGGCCCCGCTCACCGACACCTCGGCCACCTCTGCCACATAGCTGCCGAAGGAATGATGAACCGCGATGCCGCGCCCGTGGCCGGCCGGCAGGGGCTGACCCCAACCGGACTTTTCCGCAGCCAGATTGAGCACCCGGAGGTGTCGGGGATGTTCGGTCAAACGCTCCCGGCGAAACTCCAGCGGGTCCTGCCCCAACCGATGTGCCATCTCGTCGGCAAAACTCTCCACGGCAAAAG
This window encodes:
- a CDS encoding zinc-finger domain-containing protein, whose translation is MNVEQPRVGDKQPAAETTYEVTHADLPIYCPVPGASLWNGHPRVYIPLKHAGDEARCIYCGAVFRLVD
- a CDS encoding branched-chain amino acid transaminase, which produces MSDRDGVIWLDGEMVPWRDAKVHVLTHTLHYGMGVFEGVRAYKTAQGTAIFRLREHNERLFRSAHILGLKMPFDRDCLAEVQKAVIRENNLDEAYIRPMAFLGSEGMGLRADNLRVHVMVAAWTWPTYLGAEALEKGLRVRTSSFTRHHVNVTMCKAKANGNYMNSMLALNEALASGCDEALLLDPEGYVAEGSGENIFLVRDGELHTPDLTSALDGITRRTLFELAAEMGISVRERRITRDEVYIADEAFFTGTAAEVTPIRELDGRIIGEGRRGPVTERLQARYFDAVYGRHEGHQDWLSYVRS
- the glnE gene encoding bifunctional [glutamate--ammonia ligase]-adenylyl-L-tyrosine phosphorylase/[glutamate--ammonia-ligase] adenylyltransferase, with product MISEDIAQSIATLPLSLREEVERFWEAFIDHDGGVPAPLRGRERQITRLWACSPALAAFSIAHPECLIEFLDSPWSGSRAPSEADLAQELATALAECTDIDALMAALRLFRKRQYLGISWRDAISGVPVEQTVESLSHVADVCICQSLSWLDERLQAQWGVPLDADGQAQSLIVLGMGKLGGFELNYSSDIDLIFVYADAGETNGARPVDNERYFSRLAQQLIKVLAESTRDGFVFRVDTRLRPFGESGPLVMHFSALEEYYQRHGREWERYAMIKARPITGDVYAVERLRGILSPFVYRRYLDFGALDALREMKSLIVREVRRKGMAQNIKLGPGGIREVEFIAQVFQLIRGGQYAQLRQRRLLPVLNELAERGVLTSQTVDLLSDAYRFLRRTENCLQQVREAQTHDLPSSETERVRLAFAMGYSRWEEFDKDLADHRAVVSDEFGEIFGDHGSTDEQEQLAVELDMLWRGRLADDQAGQLLREHGFDDADRVQERLRALHHSVLYRSLSDRGRHRFDQLMPLLLLEASGSESPETALARLIHVVESIGRRSPYLSLLVENPMARSQLVRLCATSPWISDYLAAHPILLDELLDPRALYRPPDRAGLGRELAEMMAETSDLEQQMETLRHFHQINVLRVAAADIGGHLPVMRVSDHLTDLAEVILRQVLLLGWADLVQRYGRPRCLEAERARTAQFGIVAYGKLGGIELGYGSDLDLVFLHDSAGGQQETDGTRAVDNAVFFARLTQRLIHFISTPTPSGFLYDVDTRLRPSGRSGLLVSSIDGYADYQRRDAWTWEHQALVRARMVAGAPSLVSRFQAVRAEILSRRRDSESLRNDVRDMRARMRETLDQSKAGFWDIKQGAGGVADIEFMVQYGVLNWAHTHPAVLRYTDNIRILETFAAEGLMSAQACEHLADAYRHFRLRLHALNLEGRPAIVKDSEMSAERELVMTIWERIIASSS